The following proteins come from a genomic window of Hymenobacter canadensis:
- a CDS encoding MlaD family protein, whose amino-acid sequence MSKEIKVALLGIVALVALYLGFNFLKGSNLLSSDHTYFAQYDNVDGLTIGNPVILNGVKVGQVKEMRLMPEEGNKVRVAVELQKDVVVGDSTVASLSGSLLGSKTITLFLGRNSKVYEGGEELKSYTVASITDAFQAKALPVLGTVDSTLTKVNGFLSKEAKVSLQATLLNAQGSTEALKNLLIMNQRNINEITTNMARLTSELNKTSTKFDRIASNFSTLSDSLKNAPVGPAMRKLNATMTEAQGTMTTLNRSLSDQKGSLGKLMNDTTLYNNLNATAASTNTLLTDFQANPKRYVHFSVFGGGKDKTKKEVETTTVKPNGTVTETESKTTIK is encoded by the coding sequence GTGTCGAAAGAAATCAAAGTAGCCCTGTTGGGCATCGTGGCCCTGGTAGCACTGTACCTGGGCTTTAATTTTTTGAAGGGCAGCAACCTGCTTTCCTCTGACCACACTTACTTCGCCCAGTACGACAACGTGGACGGCCTCACGATAGGCAACCCCGTGATTCTGAACGGCGTGAAAGTGGGGCAGGTAAAGGAAATGCGCCTGATGCCGGAGGAAGGCAACAAGGTGCGCGTGGCCGTGGAGCTGCAGAAAGACGTGGTGGTCGGCGACTCGACGGTGGCCAGCCTGAGCGGCTCGCTGCTGGGCTCGAAAACCATTACCCTGTTTCTGGGCCGCAACTCTAAAGTCTACGAAGGTGGTGAGGAGCTGAAATCCTACACCGTGGCCAGCATCACCGACGCCTTCCAGGCCAAGGCGCTGCCGGTGCTCGGCACCGTCGACTCGACGCTGACCAAGGTGAACGGTTTCCTGAGCAAGGAAGCGAAAGTGAGCCTGCAGGCCACGCTGCTCAACGCCCAGGGTAGTACCGAAGCCCTGAAAAACCTGCTGATCATGAATCAGCGCAACATCAACGAAATTACCACCAACATGGCCCGCCTGACCTCGGAGCTGAATAAAACCAGCACCAAGTTCGACCGGATTGCCAGCAACTTTTCCACCCTCAGCGACTCGCTGAAAAATGCTCCGGTAGGCCCGGCCATGCGCAAGCTCAACGCCACCATGACCGAAGCCCAGGGCACCATGACCACGCTCAACCGCTCGCTGTCGGACCAGAAAGGCTCGTTGGGTAAGCTCATGAACGACACCACGCTCTACAACAACCTCAACGCCACGGCCGCCAGCACCAACACGCTGCTCACCGATTTCCAGGCCAACCCCAAGCGCTACGTTCATTTCTCGGTGTTCGGTGGCGGCAAGGACAAGACCAAGAAGGAAGTAGAAACCACGACCGTGAAGCCCAACGGCACCGTGACCGAAACCGAATCCAAAACGACCATCAAGTAG
- a CDS encoding putative LPS assembly protein LptD: MLCLLAALGLLNFTAQAQAPTPRQQQATSVPADVRRPAQILRADTARSGLQRPRSGTAADTSGLVRRGSSPDSLNVAAGARKGGVETTVKYAAKDSIRFVVGEKKAILYDAASVNYGEMDLKANRITVDYSNNLLTAEGTQDSLGKTRGRPVFKNGAETYQAGRINYNFKSKKGKIADAVTQQGEGYLHAETIKKNQFNEIYGRNGRYTTCNLEDPHFYINASKMKVIPGQKVITGPFNLVIGGIPTPLGLPFGYFPSPSSTRASGLIIPTFGQSTDRGFFLRNGGYYWAANDNIGVRFTGDIYSGAGQQFGGWRGMAEMQYIKRYRYDGLLSFAFASQPAERILQEDGVTASGAVFPPRKPQTIWIRWRHAPAPRPGGGRFSASVEAGSSQYNQQNSFEPRRFLTPAFSSTVSYSKQLRNAPINYSLNLSQTQNTQTGEMSFVLPDATVQVARQYPYQWLGLSPRDRFYEQLSFSYSLTGRNQITNTQAARQLSGVPLLGGTSTGSVIPIRLDNIATLLRNSQTGLRHDFQIQLGSYNFLKHINVSPAISYNEVWFFKSLDYSFNETAQAIRIDTTTGFNRLYTVSGGFNLGTNFYGTLVRKGTRKIQAIRHKVTPNISYQYAPKANPDYRQNLNLPLGTSLDAQGRLVDSRIFSRYEGFLYATPAGQRQSQVSFSLQNAVEMKVRNKNDTTGTTPFNKVSLIDGLDFSTGYNFLADSLRLLPVSATFRTQVAKKLSINITASLDPYQRDTAGRTINKYLFDQQSRRLARLTSASLQMNYQFNPAQNPNKKSNIPRAVAPVNDPSLGNPNPINPYEDYVDFELPWEMTTGFSILYVDPGVRPSRGTYVRTRAFTTAALNLSGSVKLTNNTRVGYTTNYDFINKTPAFTSLDIFRDLHCWQITANWRPFSGYGQGYFVTIAAKSSLLQDLKLNRNRTFLNY, from the coding sequence ATGTTGTGCCTGCTGGCGGCACTCGGGCTATTGAATTTCACGGCCCAGGCACAGGCGCCTACCCCCCGCCAGCAGCAGGCTACCTCGGTGCCCGCCGACGTGCGCCGCCCCGCCCAGATCCTGCGCGCCGACACCGCCCGCTCGGGTTTGCAGCGCCCCCGCTCCGGCACCGCCGCCGATACCAGCGGCCTGGTACGCCGCGGCTCTTCCCCCGATTCGCTGAACGTGGCAGCCGGCGCCCGCAAAGGCGGCGTGGAAACCACGGTGAAATATGCCGCCAAAGACTCCATCCGGTTTGTGGTGGGCGAGAAAAAGGCCATCCTGTATGACGCCGCCAGCGTGAACTACGGCGAGATGGACCTGAAGGCCAACCGCATTACCGTAGACTACAGCAACAACCTGCTCACGGCCGAAGGCACCCAAGATTCACTGGGCAAAACCCGCGGCCGCCCCGTGTTCAAGAACGGCGCCGAAACCTACCAGGCCGGCCGCATCAACTACAATTTCAAGAGCAAGAAGGGTAAGATTGCCGATGCCGTAACCCAACAGGGCGAAGGCTACCTGCACGCCGAAACCATCAAGAAAAACCAGTTCAACGAAATCTACGGCCGCAACGGGCGCTACACCACCTGCAACCTGGAAGACCCGCACTTTTACATCAATGCCAGTAAGATGAAGGTGATTCCGGGCCAGAAAGTCATTACCGGGCCTTTCAACCTGGTGATTGGCGGTATCCCGACGCCGCTGGGGCTGCCGTTCGGCTACTTCCCCTCGCCTAGCTCCACCCGCGCTTCGGGCCTGATCATCCCCACCTTCGGGCAGTCCACGGACCGGGGCTTTTTCCTGCGCAACGGCGGCTACTACTGGGCCGCCAACGACAACATTGGCGTGCGTTTCACCGGTGATATTTACTCGGGTGCGGGCCAGCAGTTCGGCGGCTGGCGCGGCATGGCCGAAATGCAGTACATCAAGCGCTACCGCTACGACGGGTTGTTGAGCTTTGCTTTTGCTTCGCAGCCGGCCGAACGAATATTGCAGGAAGATGGCGTTACGGCATCCGGCGCTGTATTCCCCCCTCGTAAGCCGCAGACCATCTGGATAAGATGGCGCCACGCCCCAGCCCCGCGCCCAGGTGGGGGTCGTTTTTCGGCCAGTGTTGAGGCTGGCAGCTCCCAGTACAACCAGCAGAACTCGTTCGAGCCGCGCCGCTTCCTGACGCCGGCCTTCTCCTCTACTGTCAGCTACAGCAAGCAGCTGCGCAACGCGCCCATCAACTACTCGCTGAACCTGAGCCAGACCCAAAACACGCAGACCGGCGAAATGAGCTTCGTGCTACCCGACGCCACCGTGCAGGTGGCGCGCCAGTACCCGTATCAGTGGCTGGGCCTTTCACCGCGCGACCGATTCTACGAGCAGCTTTCCTTTTCCTACTCGCTCACGGGCCGGAATCAAATTACGAATACCCAGGCGGCGCGGCAGCTATCGGGCGTGCCACTGCTGGGTGGCACCAGCACCGGCAGCGTCATCCCCATCCGGCTCGATAACATTGCGACGCTGCTGCGCAACTCCCAGACCGGCCTACGCCACGATTTTCAGATTCAGCTGGGCAGCTACAACTTCCTCAAACACATTAACGTCAGCCCGGCCATCAGCTACAACGAGGTGTGGTTTTTCAAGAGCTTGGACTACTCCTTTAACGAAACGGCCCAGGCAATTCGCATAGATACAACCACCGGCTTCAATCGGCTCTACACGGTTTCGGGTGGCTTCAACCTGGGCACCAACTTCTACGGGACGCTGGTGCGCAAGGGCACCCGCAAGATCCAGGCAATTCGCCACAAGGTCACGCCCAACATCAGCTACCAGTATGCGCCCAAGGCCAACCCCGACTATCGGCAGAACCTCAACCTGCCGCTGGGCACCAGCCTTGACGCGCAGGGCCGCCTGGTCGATTCGCGCATTTTCTCGCGCTACGAAGGCTTTCTGTACGCCACACCTGCCGGCCAGCGGCAAAGCCAGGTGAGTTTCTCGCTGCAGAACGCCGTGGAAATGAAGGTGCGCAACAAGAACGACACCACCGGCACCACGCCCTTCAACAAGGTCAGCCTTATTGACGGCCTCGACTTCAGCACCGGCTACAATTTCCTGGCCGACTCTCTGCGTTTGTTACCGGTCAGCGCCACGTTCCGAACCCAGGTTGCCAAAAAGCTCAGCATCAACATTACTGCTTCCCTTGATCCTTACCAGCGCGACACGGCCGGACGCACCATCAACAAGTACCTCTTCGATCAGCAGAGCCGCCGCTTGGCGCGCCTCACGTCGGCTTCGCTGCAGATGAACTACCAGTTCAACCCGGCCCAGAACCCGAACAAGAAAAGCAACATCCCGCGCGCCGTGGCGCCCGTGAATGACCCCTCGCTCGGCAACCCCAACCCCATCAACCCCTACGAGGACTACGTAGACTTCGAGCTGCCCTGGGAAATGACCACCGGCTTCTCCATCCTCTACGTCGATCCGGGCGTGCGGCCTTCGCGCGGCACCTACGTGCGCACCCGCGCCTTCACCACGGCCGCCCTCAACCTGAGCGGCTCCGTGAAGCTCACCAACAACACCCGCGTGGGCTACACCACCAACTACGACTTCATCAACAAGACGCCGGCCTTCACCTCGCTGGACATCTTCCGCGACCTACACTGCTGGCAGATTACGGCCAACTGGCGCCCGTTTAGCGGCTACGGCCAGGGCTACTTCGTGACCATCGCCGCCAAGTCGTCGCTGCTGCAGGATCTGAAGCTGAACCGCAACCGCACGTTCCTGAATTACTAG
- a CDS encoding N-acetylmuramoyl-L-alanine amidase family protein, giving the protein MGKPQGYRLRTVVLDAGHGGKDRGCAGVKAREADVALKIILALGRQIEDSMPGVKVVYTRKTDVFVELADRAGIANKHNADLFISVHCNAAAPGAFGTEVWTMGPHKTDANLSVAKRENAVILQEDNYKERYNGFDPTSPQSHILFSLYQSAHIVNSIRFAQRVDKQFRTTVKRPSRGVKQAGFLVLWKSTMPAVLIESGFLTNRQEEVYLNDKTNQSYMASGIFRAFRDYKNELEAMNGE; this is encoded by the coding sequence TTGGGTAAGCCGCAGGGCTACCGCCTGCGTACCGTGGTGCTCGATGCCGGCCACGGCGGCAAAGACCGGGGCTGCGCGGGCGTGAAAGCCCGCGAGGCCGACGTGGCCCTGAAAATCATTCTGGCCCTGGGCCGGCAGATAGAGGATTCTATGCCGGGCGTAAAGGTTGTATACACCCGCAAAACCGACGTGTTTGTGGAGCTGGCCGACCGCGCTGGCATTGCCAACAAGCACAATGCCGACCTGTTTATCTCGGTACATTGCAACGCGGCAGCGCCTGGCGCTTTCGGCACCGAAGTATGGACCATGGGCCCGCACAAAACCGATGCCAACCTGTCGGTGGCCAAGCGCGAAAACGCCGTAATTCTGCAGGAAGACAATTACAAGGAGCGCTACAACGGCTTCGACCCGACCTCGCCGCAGAGCCACATTCTGTTTTCGCTCTACCAAAGCGCCCACATCGTCAACAGCATCCGGTTTGCCCAGCGTGTGGATAAGCAGTTCCGCACCACCGTGAAACGGCCTTCGCGCGGGGTGAAGCAGGCTGGGTTTCTGGTGCTCTGGAAATCCACGATGCCGGCGGTGCTCATCGAATCGGGCTTCCTGACCAACCGGCAGGAAGAAGTGTACCTGAACGATAAGACAAATCAGTCGTATATGGCCTCGGGTATCTTCAGGGCCTTCCGCGACTATAAGAATGAGCTGGAGGCCATGAATGGAGAATAG